The following DNA comes from Legionella sp. PATHC032.
ATTGGTGTTGTTTAAATGCCAGCATGAGTTCGTCGAGATTTGCAGCAACGGTCGTATTTTTGACTATGGATTTATAGTAGTGGCCAACAACTCGGCTTAAAATAGTATCCTGAGCAATAAAGTTGGCCAGTTGTTGTTGTGCTACAGGAAAAGAATCGTAGGTTGTTGTGATTAAAGAAAAGTGCCCATTGGCGCGCGTCAAGTATTTGGCTTCATCAAAGAGAACATTGATAGGGATGTAAGCATTAATAAAATGAGCCAGAACCAAGTCCTGGCTATGTGCGGGCAAAAATTTATTAGCTTCTGCAGCACTACCTTCAATGGTTGTTAAAGGAAGGGCTTCACTAGCTCGTTTTAACATTTCTGATGAAACATCAATGCCTGTGAAATTGGCCTTGGGCATTAAGTGATGTAATTTTTGCAGAAAAGATCCATTGCCAACGCCCAGATCAAGGATTTTATAATGAGGCTTCAGCCCCAAATGAAATTTCCTCATCTGTTCTATGGCAACGTGATGGCTTTCGCTAATTGAACCAAAACGATTAGCTGTCGCGTAATTTTCAGCGATTTGGTTATACATGGCCTTCAAGGACATGCAAAATTCCTATTTAATACGATTTATCAAGTATATCCTTAAATGGGGGCAATTGGCGACTGTTGATTTTGAGAAATCTTTTGTTGTTGTATGACTTACTCAGTAAAAATATGATTTGTTTAATACCTGTGATTTTTATTGTATACTCCCGTATTTATAGAAATATACAAAGTCGCGATAGGAATTGATATGAGCAAAATTTATGCACCAAAGTCCATTGATTTATCAAGTTTTCAGCTTCCAGATGAAAAGCTTCAAACAAAGTATGGTCTACCACATAAGGTGGAATTTTGCAAAAGCTGTGTTATTTCAAATCAAAGGCCTAATTCTGCTGTAGAGTATGAACACAAGAAAGAATCAAAAAAAGATACTATTCATTTTGACGAGCACGGTATTTGTGATGCCTGTCGAGTTGCTGAGCGTAAAAAATCAACTATCAACTGGGAAGAGAGAGACAGGCAATTGAGAGAGCTTTGCGATCGGTTTAGAAGCAAAGACGGTTCCTATGATTGCGTTGTTCCCGGTTCTGGAGGAAAAGACAGTTTTTATGCTGCCCACATTTTAAAATATAAATACGGAATGAATCCCTTGACTGTAACTTGGGCTCCTCATATGTATACACCATGGGGTTGGAGAAATTTTCAATCCTGGATACATGCCGGATTTGATAATTATTTGTTTACTCCCAATGGCAGAGTTCATAGATTGTTGACACGACTTGCTGTTGAAAATCTGTTTCATCCATTTCAACCCTTTATGATTGGTCAAAAAGCTTATGCTCCTAAAATGGCTTTGTTGCATAAAATTAAACTGGTGGTTTATGGAGAAAATGAAGCGGAATACGGTAATCCCATAGGGGATACCGAATCTGCCAAAAGAGACTGGAAATATTTTACCGCAGAAGATAAAAGCAAAATCTTTTTAGGTGGTACATCTGTTCAAGAGTTAAAAAGCGATTTCGGTTTAAATGACAATGATTTGGATGCTTATCTACCTGCTGATCCACAGCAAATTGAGAAACAACAGGTCGAGGTTCATTATCTGGGATATTATCTGAAGTGGCATCCACAAAGTTGTTATTATTATGCTGTGGAACACGGCGGTTTTGAGGCTTCCCCTGAACGGACCCCAGGAACTTACAGCAAATACAATAGTATTGATGACAAAATTGATGATTTTCATTACTACACCACATTAACCAAATTTGGCATAGGAAGAGCAACATACGATGCCTCTCAGGAAATACGTTCTGGCGATATTACTCGTGAAGAGGGTGTTGCCTTGGTGAAACGTTTTGATCAAGAGTTTCCTGAGCGTTTTGCTGAAGAAATTTTTAAATACTTGAGTATTAATCCCAAAGAATTTCCAATTGCTTCGCAAATGTTTGAGCAGCCAATTATGGACAGGGCTTATTTTATGGCTTTAGCGGATACCTTCAGATCTCCTCATTTATGGAAAAAGGAAGGCGAACAATGGATGTTGAGACATCAAGTAACTAATCGCGAAAAACAAACTAGAGATTATCTGGAGACGGTTTAATGGGTAATATCCGTTTGATTGCACGACTAGATATTAAAGGCCCTAATCTAATTAAAGGAGTGCATTTAGAGGGTCTAAGGGTTGTCGGAAATCCCAATGAATATGCTATGGCATATTATGCGCAAGGCGCTGATGAATTGATCTACATGGATACAGTTGCTTCCTTGTATGGACGTAATAATTTATCAGAAATTGTAAAAAATACGGCTGAAAATGTGTTTATACCTATCACTGTTGGAGGAGGTATTCGCAGTGTCGATGATGTAAAACAATTGTTGCGTTGTGGTGCCGACAAAGTTGCTGTTAATACCGCCGCAACCAAAAATCCTGTTCTCATATCTGATATTGCCAGAAGATTTGGTTCCCAATGTATGGTCTTATCAATCGAGGCTAAGCGAGATACAAATGGACGATGGGAAGTCATGACCGATAATGGTCGTGAACACACAGGAATGGATGTTGTCGATTGGGCTCGTAATGGACAGGAGTTTGGGGCAGGTGAGATTCTTCTGACTTCTATTGATCAGGAAGGCACTCGTAAAGGCTTTGATCTGGAATTAGTGAAACAGGTTTCTCAAGCAGTTTCAATTCCAGTGATTGCAAGTGGTGGAATGGGATGCTTGGACGATTTGGTTGATGTTGTTTGTAGTGCTAACGCTGATGCAGTTGCCATGGCTGATGTATTACATTATAAGCGACTCAGTTTGTCAGAGATACGAAATCATGCGTTAGCTAAAGGTATTCATGTGAGAACAATATGAGTTCAGTTTCAATTGTAGATTATGGCATTGGTAATTTATTAAGCGTAGCAAGAGCGTTTTATTATTTTGATGCTCAAGTAAGTTTTGTTAATACTCCAGAAGAAATTATACGCGCTGATCGTCTAGTTTTACCAGGAGTAGGTGCTTTTCAAGATGGGATGAAGGGATTAACTGAACTGGATTTTATAGAACCCATAAAGCAATTCGCACATAGTGGTAAACCTTTTCTTGGAATATGTCTTGGAATGCAGATGATGTTGACTAAAAGCATGGAGTTTGGTGAACATGATGGACTTGATTTAATAGCAGGGGAAGTAGTGAGTATTCCAGTGCATGGAACTGATGGCCAACGACATAAAATCCCTCATATCGGATGGAATAAATTGATTCCAACTCCTTCTTGTGAAGATTGGTCTGGCACGATATTAAAAAATGTCCCTGTCAATTCATCGGTATATTTTGTGCATTCTTATATGGCTGTACCAAGTGACCCTACCAAGCGATTAGCTGATACTGTATATGATGGCCAGGCGATCAGTGCTGTGATAAAGGATGAAAATATTTACGGTTGCCAGTTCCACCCTGAAAAAAGCGGGGAAGTAGGGTTGGAAATTATCAAGCAGTTTTTACAAATTTAGGATGCAAGAATTGAGAATTTTAGCAATAATACCGGCAAGAGCAGGCTCAAAACGACTCCCCGGAAAAAATATTAAATTGCTTGCAGGAAAGCCGCTGATTGCTCACACCATCGACGCTGCTTTACAATCCAATTGTTGTGAGCAAGTTGTTGTTTCTACGGATAGTCAGGAAATAGCAGATATCGCAATTCAACATGGTGCTTCAGTTCCTTGGTTAAGACCAGCAAATCTGTCAGATGACTCCTCTAATGTAGAGGATGCAGTGATTGATTTGTTAAATAATTATAAAAAAATTAATGTGTATTTTGACAGTGTCCTTTTATTACAGCCTACTTCTCCTTTTAGAAAACCGGAAACTATTAGAGAGGCTGTTTTAATGCATAAAGATATTGGTCATAGTGTTGTATCTATCAATAAAGTATATTTTAAACCTTCCTGGTACAGAACAGTTGATGCTCAAGGTAATTTGTGTTCTCCCAGTGTTTTTAAAACGATTGATATTTCTGAAAGTGAACCAATTTATAAATTGAATGGTGCGATTTATATAGCTACTACCAAACAATTAATTACTAACAAATCATTTTACAGTGATCCAACAAAAGCTCTGCTTATGGATAGTCCAATTGAATCGATCGACATTGATACGCCAATCGATTGGGCTTTAACAGAAAAATTAATGGAATTAAACCAAGAGGCTCTAGTATGACTTGTTTTATTATTGCTGAAGCAGGAGTAAACCATAATGGTGATCTTCAACTGGCCAAAGAATTAATTTATGCGGCCAAAGAGTCAGGAGCTGATGCAGTAAAGTTTCAGACTTTCAAAGCAGACACTCTGGTGAATAAAACAGTTGAAAAAGCGGAATACCAAAAAAATAATGCACCAGAATCGACCACCCAGTATGAGATGCTCAAGGCACTGGAACTTTCAGAAGAGGATCATCATGTATTAAGTGAATTAGCCAATTCACTCGGCATTGAATTTATGTCAACTGGTTTTGATGAACACAGCATCGATTTTCTTATTTCCTTAGGGGTAAAACGATTAAAAATTCCATCTGGCGAAATTACTAATGTTCCTTATTTACAGCATTGCGCCAGTAAGAAATTACCCTTAATCATTTCAACAGGAATGTGTGATTTGCAAGAAGTAAGAGTGGCCATAGACACAGTAAAACCATATTATGGAAACTCTTTATCAGATTATCTTGTTTTATTGCATTGTACCTCTAATTATCCCGCAGCTTATCAGGACGTGAACTTGAAAGCCATGCAGACATTAGCTAACGAATTTCAATTGCCTGTAGGCTATTCCGATCATACTTTGGGTATTTTGGTGCCAACAATAGCAGTTGGTATGGGTGCTTGTGTGATCGAAAAACACTTTACAATGGATAAATCTCTCCCAGGACCAGATCATCTTGCTTCCATGAACCCAGAGGAAATGAAGAATTTAGTCCAATCCATCAGAGATACTGAAACTGTTTTGGGAAATGGTGAAAAAAAACCATCGGATAATGAGCTACCGATAAGAGCTTTGGTGAGAAGAAGTGTCACTTTAAAGCGTGATTTGACTAAAGGTTCTCAAATCAGCAACGAAGACTTGATCCTGCTAAGACCTGGAACTGGAATAGCACCGTCGGAAATATCAAAAATTGTAGGCGCTCGATTAAGTATGAATTTGTCTGCGGGTACTACTTTATTATGGGAACATATTGAAGCGTAATGGCCAGAAAAATAATTTATGTTACAGGTACTCGTGCTGATTATGGACTGATGCGAGAAGTATTAAAAAAATTGCACCAATCAGAAGACATTGATTTATCCATTTGTGTCACTGGCATGCATCTTGATGCTTTGTATGGAAATACAATTAACGAAATTAAGGCAGATCAGTTCTCAATATGCGGCATTATTCCAGTCGATCTTGCCAATACCCAACATGGTTCTATGGCAAAAGCTATTGGTCATGAGCTTTTGGGATTCACGGAGGTATTTGAACGTGAAAATCCTGATGTCGTTTTATTGCTGGGAGATAGGGGTGAAATGTTAGCTGCAGCCATAGCTGCGGTGCATTTAAATATCCATGTTGTGCATCTGCATGGAGGAGAGCGCTCTGGAACCGTTGATGAAATGGTAAGGCATGCCATTTCGAAATTATCACATTATCATTTTGTTGCGACAGAGGCATCTAGACAACGCTTGATTAGAATGGGTGAGAAAGAGGAAACCATTTTTCAAGTTGGTGCTCCGGGTTTGGATGAAATCATGCAGTATAAAACATCTGCACGTGATGTGTTTAATCAGCGTTATGAGCTTTCTCCTGATAAAAAAACCTGCTTATTAATCTATCACCCAGTTGTTCAAGAAGTTGGCTCGATTAAAATCCAATTTCAAAGTGTGGTTCAGGCAGCACTTGCGGCTAATTTACAGATTATTTGCCTTGAGCCGAATTCCGATACAGGTGGCCATTTCATTAGAGAAGTGATTCAGGAATATATTCATCATTCTGATGTTAGAATTATCAAACACTTACATCGCCCGGAATTTATTGATTGTCTTGCAAATTGTGATGTGATGCTGGGAAATTCCAGTAGTGGGATAATAGAGGCAGCTTCATTTAACCTGATCGTAGTTAATGTTGGAAGCAGGCAAAATTTAAGAGAGCGAAGCGATAATGTCATTGATGTTGGTATCACTTATGATGCTATTTTGGCCGGCCTAAGAGAGGCACTAAGCAAACCCAAAATGAAATACTCGAATTGTTATGGGGATGGAAAAACAAGTGAAAGATGTTATCAATTGTTAAAAGCTATCCCTTTGCATTCACAAATATTGAATAAATGCAATGCATACTAAATTGAAAATAATAGGATGTGGTGGGCATTGTAAAGTGGTGATTGATGCCTTATCACTGACTCAGCACTCTTTGCAAGTTTCACTTTGCGATAGTAATAAGAGTTTGCTGGGTCAAGAAGTGTGTGGAATATTGGTTGATTCGACGATGGATGATTTAGCTGACTATGTTGGCTATGCGCACGTCAGCATTGGAAATAATCAGGTCAGAAAGAATGTTATAGATTTGATGAATTCCAAAGCAAACTTGTTTACAATTACTCACCCGGCTGCCATTATTGCAAAATCAGCGAGCGTAGGTGTTGGCTCTTTTATCGCAGCACAGGCAATACTGGGACCTGATTGTGAGGTGGGGGAAGGATGTATCATCAATCACAGCGCTGTTGTGGATCATGAAGTGAGAGTTGGTTCGTATTCGCATATTGCGCCTAATAGCACCTTAGGTGGGCGAGTCAGGATTGGTGAGCGAGTTCTGATTGGAGCAGGAGCTGTTGTTTTGCCTGGTGTGGCTATTGGCGATGGGGCAACAATTGGGGCTGGCTCAGTCGTTGTGAAGGATGTAAAAGAAAATGCTGTTGTGAAAGGTGTACCTGCAGTCTAAAAGGAATAAAATGATTACTATCAAAGAGCTATATATACAAAAACAAGAAAATCTGAAAACTGCCTTGAGTAAGCTGGATGCTACAGCTCAAGGTGTGTTATTTCTGGTAGATAGTGATGAACGTTTAATAAGGACGGTTACTGATGGCGACATTCGAAGATTGTTATTGAAAGGATTCGCATTAGATTCCACTTTAGAGGAGTTATCAGAGCATTCATCAAAAGCTTTACCTGTATCTGCTACTGTTCAGGATGCCTACCATTTAATGCAGGAATATGAATTAGATCATATTCCGGTTATCGATGAGAGTAATCGCCCAATACGTTTGATCCACCGGAGAGAACTTTCTTCCAATATCCTGCTGTCCTCACCTCATATTGGTGAGCATGAGCAGCAATATGTGCAAGAAGCTTTCGCGACTAACTGGGTAGCTCCTTTAGGCCCCAATGTGGATTCTTTTGAAAAAGAAGTAGCCGAATACATTAATACAAAATCAGCTGTGGCTTTAAGCTCAGGAACAGCGGCTATTCATCTGGCACTCGTATTACTCGATGTGAAACCAGGGGATATTGTCTTCGCATCCAGTTTTACTTTTGTAGCGACAGTGAATCCTATTTTGTACCAAGGTGCGACCCCGGTATTTATTGATTCTGATTTGGACACCTGGAATATGTCCCCAGTTGCTCTTGAGCGGGCATTAAGAGAAAGTAAAGCAAAAAATCAAATGCCGAAAGCAGTGATCATTGTTAATTTATATGGACAAAGTGCCAATTATGATGCTTTATGCCAATTATGTAATGAATACAATGTGCCAATTATAGAAGATGCGGCGGAGTCTTTGGGGGCTACTTATAACAACAAGTACAGTGGGACTTTCGGCAAGTTAGGTGTGTTTTCATTTAATGGCAATAAAATCATTACCACTTCTGGTGGTGGCATGTTGGTGTCTGAAGACGAGAATCTGATACAAAGAGCAAGATTTTTATCAACTCAGGCTCGTGAGCCAGTGCCTCATTATGAGCATACTGTGGTTGGGTATAATTATAGAATGAGTAATGTGCTTGCTGGCATAGGCAGAGGGCAGCTGAAAGTATTGGAAAAACGGGTTAAGGCAAGGCGAGCTATTTTTGATCGATATAAGCAAGCCTTGGAATCTTACTCATTTGTTGACATGATGCCAGAGATAAACAATGGATACAGTACTCGTTGGTTATCGACATTAGTTATTAAACCAACGCCATACATGATAAGACCGGAAGAAGTCATAGAGCAATTAAAGCCGTTTAAAATCGAAGCAAGAAGAACCTGGAAACCAATGCATAAACAGCCTTTATTTGCAGGCTGTAAATACTACCCTCATGATGAGCAATTCAGCGTTTCAGATTACTTGTTTGATCATGGCATTTGTCTTCCTTCCGGGTCAAATTTAACTCCCAGAGATATTGATAGAGTCATTCATTGTTTGAATGATATTTTCAAATCTAAACAAAATGTTATAGAGGTTGTATAACTATCATGAATGAAAATAAGGTATTAAAGGAAACGGTTATTAAAGCAGGGGATATCCAACCTCTGAAAACTTATTTGAAAGATTTATGGCAATACAGGATGTTACTATGGGTTTTCACAGCAAGAGATATTAAAGTCAGATACTCTCAAACACTTTTAGGTTTTGGTTGGATAATTTTATCACCATTAATCACCGTTGGTGTGTTTACGTTTGTATTCGGATTTATGATAAAAATTCCCACGGATGGGTTACCCTACCTCTTATTTTATTTAGTAGCTATTATTCCCTGGTATGCCTTTATGGCAATGATCAATTTAACTATGGGGTCGGTAGAGGGTAATTCCGGATTAGTGTGCAAAATTTATTTTCCGAGGCTGTTATTGGGAGGAACCTATACTTTGTCTGCGGGGGTTGATTATCTTGTTGGATTTGGTTTAATAATAATTTGTGCCATGATTTATAACCAACTTAATTATCACTTATTCATACTATTCCCACTTCTATTTGTTATCCAAGCGATGTTTGCAATGGGTTTAGGCTTGATGTTGGCTCCTTTCAGTACTCGATATCGTGATTTGAAATTGTTTGTACCTTTAGCCCTTCAGTTTTATTATTTTGCGAATCCAATATTATATCCAATATCAGCGAGCCCATCCTGGTTACGTCTTTGGTATGAATTTAATCCTATGAGTATGGTTATTTGTGCTTATAGAGATGCCTTGAAAGGGGGGTGGCCAAACCCTGAGCAATTTGTATTTGGTTTCTCAGCTGCGATTATAGTATTTATACTTGGGTTTAACACTTTTCGTAAACATGAACAATCATTAGTAGACGCATTATGAGTTGGATTTTAAGAGTAGATAATTTAAGTAAAGTTTATAGACTGGGTGCTGGCGCTTCGCAACATGGAACTATATATGAGCAAGTCTCAAAAAAGATTAAAAAGGCTCTGGCGGGAAAAAAAGGTAAATCGAGTATTGATGAAGAAACGGAACAACAGTCATCTGCCAAAGCAGTTATTTCGGATGAACAAACAATAGGTTTACCCTCAGGACATTTTTGGGCTTTGAAGGATATCAATTTTCAAATTTCTCCTGGTGAGCGTATAGGATTGATAGGTCAGAATGGCTCTGGTAAGAGTACTTTGTTAAAAATTCTATCAAGAATTACTACGCCTACTTATGGTGAGTTTAGATATAAAGGCCATTTGATTAGTTTGCTTGAAGTGGGAACCGGATTTCATCCAGAATTGACTGGACGTGAAAACATCTACTTAAATGCGGCCATTAATGGCATGACCAGGCAGCAAATTAATCTTCGTTTTAAGGATATAGTTGAATTTTCAGAATTAGGTAGCCAGATAGAGACCCCGGTAAAACGTTATTCTTCAGGAATGTATATGCGGCTTGCATTCTCTGTGGCCGCTTTCCTTGAGTCTGAGATATTGCTGATTGATGAAGTCCTGGCTGTAGGTGACCAGGATTTTCAGAAAAAATGCAAGGAAAAAATGCTGGAAGTGGCTAATGATGGACGGACAGTTATCTTTGTAAGTCATGATATGAATGCTGTAGAGTCTATTTGTAAAAAAATTATAAAATTGTCACATGGATCAATTGTTGAATTTAAAGACATCGAAATTAATCAAACTGATAATTCAAGTTTAGATAAAAGCAAAAATTTGTCCATTGCAAATGAGCAGAAACAATCCACTCCAATCGCATTAGATTTGTCACCTAATCCAAATGAATCGTTGTGTGCAGAGAGAAATTGGAATAATAATTTAGCTAATGCACCTCAGATAAAAGATACAATCCAAATTTATTCCCTGAAACTGTTGAATCATGATGGGCAAATTTGCGATAAATTTACAGTCAATGAAGATATCACTATTCAAATTCAATATGAGATTAAACGAAATAATTCCAGGGTAAATATTAGATTAGATATATCTTCGTTGAGTGGTGTTAATTTATTTTCGACAATGAATAATTCATTAAATCCTCAACATAAATGCAGGAAAGAAGGATTTTATTCTGAGACGCTTGTTATCCCAAAAGAATTCTTAAATGAAGGTCAATTTTTAATTTCACTTGTTA
Coding sequences within:
- a CDS encoding class I SAM-dependent methyltransferase; this translates as MSLKAMYNQIAENYATANRFGSISESHHVAIEQMRKFHLGLKPHYKILDLGVGNGSFLQKLHHLMPKANFTGIDVSSEMLKRASEALPLTTIEGSAAEANKFLPAHSQDLVLAHFINAYIPINVLFDEAKYLTRANGHFSLITTTYDSFPVAQQQLANFIAQDTILSRVVGHYYKSIVKNTTVAANLDELMLAFKQHQFNILDHQRIEIPITLNNIDELALFGIEGTWFLNTLSIRMLPKYFLIQRLKRLFSKIFTFPYHDTHIIDVVLARK
- a CDS encoding N-acetyl sugar amidotransferase, which encodes MSKIYAPKSIDLSSFQLPDEKLQTKYGLPHKVEFCKSCVISNQRPNSAVEYEHKKESKKDTIHFDEHGICDACRVAERKKSTINWEERDRQLRELCDRFRSKDGSYDCVVPGSGGKDSFYAAHILKYKYGMNPLTVTWAPHMYTPWGWRNFQSWIHAGFDNYLFTPNGRVHRLLTRLAVENLFHPFQPFMIGQKAYAPKMALLHKIKLVVYGENEAEYGNPIGDTESAKRDWKYFTAEDKSKIFLGGTSVQELKSDFGLNDNDLDAYLPADPQQIEKQQVEVHYLGYYLKWHPQSCYYYAVEHGGFEASPERTPGTYSKYNSIDDKIDDFHYYTTLTKFGIGRATYDASQEIRSGDITREEGVALVKRFDQEFPERFAEEIFKYLSINPKEFPIASQMFEQPIMDRAYFMALADTFRSPHLWKKEGEQWMLRHQVTNREKQTRDYLETV
- the wbuZ gene encoding glycosyl amidation-associated protein WbuZ, coding for MGNIRLIARLDIKGPNLIKGVHLEGLRVVGNPNEYAMAYYAQGADELIYMDTVASLYGRNNLSEIVKNTAENVFIPITVGGGIRSVDDVKQLLRCGADKVAVNTAATKNPVLISDIARRFGSQCMVLSIEAKRDTNGRWEVMTDNGREHTGMDVVDWARNGQEFGAGEILLTSIDQEGTRKGFDLELVKQVSQAVSIPVIASGGMGCLDDLVDVVCSANADAVAMADVLHYKRLSLSEIRNHALAKGIHVRTI
- the hisH gene encoding imidazole glycerol phosphate synthase subunit HisH; its protein translation is MSSVSIVDYGIGNLLSVARAFYYFDAQVSFVNTPEEIIRADRLVLPGVGAFQDGMKGLTELDFIEPIKQFAHSGKPFLGICLGMQMMLTKSMEFGEHDGLDLIAGEVVSIPVHGTDGQRHKIPHIGWNKLIPTPSCEDWSGTILKNVPVNSSVYFVHSYMAVPSDPTKRLADTVYDGQAISAVIKDENIYGCQFHPEKSGEVGLEIIKQFLQI
- a CDS encoding acylneuraminate cytidylyltransferase family protein, with the protein product MQELRILAIIPARAGSKRLPGKNIKLLAGKPLIAHTIDAALQSNCCEQVVVSTDSQEIADIAIQHGASVPWLRPANLSDDSSNVEDAVIDLLNNYKKINVYFDSVLLLQPTSPFRKPETIREAVLMHKDIGHSVVSINKVYFKPSWYRTVDAQGNLCSPSVFKTIDISESEPIYKLNGAIYIATTKQLITNKSFYSDPTKALLMDSPIESIDIDTPIDWALTEKLMELNQEALV
- the legI gene encoding N,N'-diacetyllegionaminate synthase; this encodes MTCFIIAEAGVNHNGDLQLAKELIYAAKESGADAVKFQTFKADTLVNKTVEKAEYQKNNAPESTTQYEMLKALELSEEDHHVLSELANSLGIEFMSTGFDEHSIDFLISLGVKRLKIPSGEITNVPYLQHCASKKLPLIISTGMCDLQEVRVAIDTVKPYYGNSLSDYLVLLHCTSNYPAAYQDVNLKAMQTLANEFQLPVGYSDHTLGILVPTIAVGMGACVIEKHFTMDKSLPGPDHLASMNPEEMKNLVQSIRDTETVLGNGEKKPSDNELPIRALVRRSVTLKRDLTKGSQISNEDLILLRPGTGIAPSEISKIVGARLSMNLSAGTTLLWEHIEA
- the neuC gene encoding UDP-N-acetylglucosamine 2-epimerase, which gives rise to MARKIIYVTGTRADYGLMREVLKKLHQSEDIDLSICVTGMHLDALYGNTINEIKADQFSICGIIPVDLANTQHGSMAKAIGHELLGFTEVFERENPDVVLLLGDRGEMLAAAIAAVHLNIHVVHLHGGERSGTVDEMVRHAISKLSHYHFVATEASRQRLIRMGEKEETIFQVGAPGLDEIMQYKTSARDVFNQRYELSPDKKTCLLIYHPVVQEVGSIKIQFQSVVQAALAANLQIICLEPNSDTGGHFIREVIQEYIHHSDVRIIKHLHRPEFIDCLANCDVMLGNSSSGIIEAASFNLIVVNVGSRQNLRERSDNVIDVGITYDAILAGLREALSKPKMKYSNCYGDGKTSERCYQLLKAIPLHSQILNKCNAY
- a CDS encoding acetyltransferase, whose translation is MHTKLKIIGCGGHCKVVIDALSLTQHSLQVSLCDSNKSLLGQEVCGILVDSTMDDLADYVGYAHVSIGNNQVRKNVIDLMNSKANLFTITHPAAIIAKSASVGVGSFIAAQAILGPDCEVGEGCIINHSAVVDHEVRVGSYSHIAPNSTLGGRVRIGERVLIGAGAVVLPGVAIGDGATIGAGSVVVKDVKENAVVKGVPAV
- a CDS encoding aminotransferase class I/II-fold pyridoxal phosphate-dependent enzyme, which encodes MITIKELYIQKQENLKTALSKLDATAQGVLFLVDSDERLIRTVTDGDIRRLLLKGFALDSTLEELSEHSSKALPVSATVQDAYHLMQEYELDHIPVIDESNRPIRLIHRRELSSNILLSSPHIGEHEQQYVQEAFATNWVAPLGPNVDSFEKEVAEYINTKSAVALSSGTAAIHLALVLLDVKPGDIVFASSFTFVATVNPILYQGATPVFIDSDLDTWNMSPVALERALRESKAKNQMPKAVIIVNLYGQSANYDALCQLCNEYNVPIIEDAAESLGATYNNKYSGTFGKLGVFSFNGNKIITTSGGGMLVSEDENLIQRARFLSTQAREPVPHYEHTVVGYNYRMSNVLAGIGRGQLKVLEKRVKARRAIFDRYKQALESYSFVDMMPEINNGYSTRWLSTLVIKPTPYMIRPEEVIEQLKPFKIEARRTWKPMHKQPLFAGCKYYPHDEQFSVSDYLFDHGICLPSGSNLTPRDIDRVIHCLNDIFKSKQNVIEVV
- a CDS encoding ABC transporter permease, whose product is MNENKVLKETVIKAGDIQPLKTYLKDLWQYRMLLWVFTARDIKVRYSQTLLGFGWIILSPLITVGVFTFVFGFMIKIPTDGLPYLLFYLVAIIPWYAFMAMINLTMGSVEGNSGLVCKIYFPRLLLGGTYTLSAGVDYLVGFGLIIICAMIYNQLNYHLFILFPLLFVIQAMFAMGLGLMLAPFSTRYRDLKLFVPLALQFYYFANPILYPISASPSWLRLWYEFNPMSMVICAYRDALKGGWPNPEQFVFGFSAAIIVFILGFNTFRKHEQSLVDAL
- a CDS encoding ABC transporter ATP-binding protein yields the protein MSWILRVDNLSKVYRLGAGASQHGTIYEQVSKKIKKALAGKKGKSSIDEETEQQSSAKAVISDEQTIGLPSGHFWALKDINFQISPGERIGLIGQNGSGKSTLLKILSRITTPTYGEFRYKGHLISLLEVGTGFHPELTGRENIYLNAAINGMTRQQINLRFKDIVEFSELGSQIETPVKRYSSGMYMRLAFSVAAFLESEILLIDEVLAVGDQDFQKKCKEKMLEVANDGRTVIFVSHDMNAVESICKKIIKLSHGSIVEFKDIEINQTDNSSLDKSKNLSIANEQKQSTPIALDLSPNPNESLCAERNWNNNLANAPQIKDTIQIYSLKLLNHDGQICDKFTVNEDITIQIQYEIKRNNSRVNIRLDISSLSGVNLFSTMNNSLNPQHKCRKEGFYSETLVIPKEFLNEGQFLISLVITDLENNRPAIVRSNCLSMKVIDDKLPIGVRGDWLGCWPDSLLRPKLTWSIKSEESSSELINQELLTEE